One region of Salvia miltiorrhiza cultivar Shanhuang (shh) chromosome 3, IMPLAD_Smil_shh, whole genome shotgun sequence genomic DNA includes:
- the LOC131016304 gene encoding LOW QUALITY PROTEIN: protein SPIRRIG-like (The sequence of the model RefSeq protein was modified relative to this genomic sequence to represent the inferred CDS: deleted 1 base in 1 codon), whose protein sequence is MFGNSSGKKTMKWVTLLKDFKEKVGLSPPPASAPTTPSPPPPRDRISSSSSNANDLSPTSPDYWSLPSSRDKDELELDFKRCWEEFRSSNSEKEKERALTWTVEIFCRLEREHKNVAQLISILVETHIFSFVVGRAFVTDIDKLKLSSKTRALEAEKVLLFFSEITKDGITPGANLLHAVEVLVSGPVDKQSFLDSGIFCCLIHVLNALLAPDGGSHLKNSSHSEDLSTFDEKNDETRPARKLEVEGSVVHIMKALASHPSAAQSLIEDNSLQLLFNMVANGSLVVFSQFKEGLVPLHAIQLHRHAMQILSLLLVNDNGCTAKYIRRHHLIKVLLMAVKDFNPDCGDPAYTMGIVDLLLESVELSYRPEAGGIRLREDIHNAHGYQFLVHFALTLSKNRSGQTFYSITSEDSASGSLHADGRVEGKSSNDKVGLNNSPRSLSPTLCRLLDVIINFAQIGPSDASELSGTKASKSSNIKPNGHGKNHTSSGDRPVDDIWEKDDGQVRDLEAVQMLQDILIKAESTELQTEVLNRIFKIFSGHPENYKLCQQLRTVPLLIQNMAGFPLSLQEIILKILEYAVTVVNIIPEQELLSLCCLLQQQKSAELNHTILSFLVKLLSFDQQYKKILRELGMLEFLLDDLKQHKFLLATEQLTGGHGQLERKTSPSSFKKHLDSKGAILSSPKLLESGSEKFPLFEVEGTISAAWDCLVSLLKKAEANQASFRSANGVSIILPLLASDVHRPGALRVLSCLIIEDVKQAHPEELGTVVEILKSGMVTSDSGSQYTLRDDAKCDAFGTLWRILGVNGSAQRVFGEATGFSLLLTTLHTFQNDNEQKIQPLISTSAKVFTYMMRVMAAGVSGNAVNRIKLHTVLASHTFSDLLCDSGLICVDYERQVIQLFLELAVELVLPPFLTSDAASVTSEMQNETASFPLITPSGSFVPDKERVYNAAAIRVLIRALLLCTPKVQLELLNLIEKLACGSSFNKENLTSVGCVQLLLETIYPFISSASPLVSHSLKIVEVLGAYRLSVPELRILVRYIFQMRVKSSGRCLVEMMERLILLEDMGSDDVSLAPFVELDMSKTGHASIQVPLGDRSWPPAAGYSFVCWFQYRNLLKSSARETEAPKAGYSRRRSSSIGQQLGSQVLRIFSVGAVENGNTFYAELLLQDDGLITLATSNTSSLTFSGVEMEEGRWHHLAVVHSKPNALAGLFQASVAYVYVNGKLRHTGKLGYSPSPAGKALQVNIGTPVACAKVNDLSWKLRSCYLFEEVLSPGSICFMYILGRGYRGLFQDSNLLQFVPNQACGGGSMAILDSLDTDLPLTGNMQKPESAGKQGATKVDQSGIVWDSDKLGNLSLHLWGKKLIFAFDGTSTEMFRASGTLSMLNLVDPLSVAASPIGGIPRFGRLVGDIYVCKQCVIGDTIRPIGGMAVVLALVEAAETRDMLHMSLTLLACALHQNPQNVRDMQKYRGYHLLALFLQRRMSLFDMHSLEIFFQIAACEASFSEPRKIETVHNNLSPAGTINESNFEDITLSKFRDEFSSVGSPGDIDDFSATKDSFSHISELENTDLQTETSNCIVLSNADMVEHVLLDWTLWVRAPVPIQISLLGFLEHLVSMHWYRNHNLTILRRINLVQHLLVTLQRGDVEVPVLEKLVVLLGVILEDGFLPSELELVVRFVIMTFDPPELTSRDHITREAMGKHIIVRNMLLEMLIDLQVTIHSEELLEQWHKIVSSKLITYFLDEAVHPTSMRWITTLLGVCLTSSPTFALKFRSSGGYQGLARVLPSFYDSPDIYYILFCLIFGKPVYPRLPEVRMLDFHALMPSDSSYIELKFVELLESVIAMAKSTFDRLCKQSTLAYQTGNLSHVGASLVAELTDEHVDVSGELQGEALMHKTYAARLMGGDASAPAAATSVLRFMVDLAKMCLPFSAVCRRVEFLESCIDLYFSCVRAAHAVRLAKELSAKTEDKNLNDGEEDSSSSHNTFSSLPQDHELSAKTSISIGSFAQGNVSASSDDIPVFPNNVVSEKPDIGIVETQYKPVKEDAQAVRNFDVEAVEQASHATSGSNEFSFYDKKSTSDSSHQKDLHSTLSSTMLESPVMSEKSNSMISPTSSSSPVLTLTSWLGGSNRSDLKSRSARSMDSFVSLSDTNHTPDLKSSDQTKPDSNMFAISPMLLLEVDDCGYGGGPCSAGATAVLDFVAEVLADFVTEQMKAASVVETVLECVPQYADAESVLVFQGLCLTRLMNFLERRLLRDDEEDEKKLDKTRWSLNLDALSWMIVDRVYMGAFPQPAGVLKTLEFLLSMLQLANKDGRIEETIPTGRLLSIGRGSRQLDTYIHALFKNTNRMILFCFLPSFLFTIGEEDLLSRLGLLNEPKKRLCVYPSPDGEGIDVFTVLQLLVAHRRIIFCPSNLETDLNCCLCVNLISLLHDHRQNVQNAAVDILKYLLVHRRAALEEFFVSKPNQGSSLDVLHGGFDKLLTLNLSGFFEWFHSSESAVNKVLEQCAAIMWVQYITGSAKFPGVRIKGMDSRRKREMAKKTRDTSKVEKKHWEQVNERRIALELVRDAMATELRVIRQDKYGWVLHAESEWQTHLQQLVHERGIFPISRSSINEEEPEWYLCPIEGPYRMRKKLERCKLKIDTIENVLNGQFLLGEGELSKEKIEDEDHASDTESDSFFNLLTAKPNDESFSSELYDASTFRESEDARDIAFSGVGWNDDRESSINEASLHSATEFGVKSSVGSTQRAESVPGKSELGSPRQSSSARIDEVRVAEDKSDKELNDNGEYLIRPYLEPFERIKYKYNCERVVGLDKHDGIFLIGELSLYVIENFYIDDSGCICEKESEDDLSVIDQALGVKKDFSMDSYSKSTLSWSATVKAYAGARAWAYNGGAWGKEKVGSIGNVPHLWRMWKLDSVHELLKRDYQLRPVAIEIFSMDGCNDLLVFHKKEREEVFKNLVAMNLPRNSMLDSTISGSTKQESNEGSRLFKVMAKSFSKRWQSGEISNFQYIMHLNTLAGRGYSDLTQYPVFPWVLEDYESETLNFSDPKTFRKLDKPMGCQSLEGEEEFRKRYDSWDDPEVPKFHYGSHYSSAGIVLFYLLRLPPFSMENLKLQGGQFDHADRLFNSIRDTWSSAAGKGNTSDVKELIPEFFYMPEFLENRFNLDLGEKQSGEKVGDVVLPPWAKGSAREFIRKHREALESDYVSEHLHHWIDLIFGYKQRGKAAEEAVNVFYHYTYEGSVDIDSVADPAMKASILAQINHFGQTPKQLFLKPHVKRRTDRKHLPHPLRHSVLLVPHEIRKSSSSISQIVNFGDKILIAGANNLLKPRTFSKNVAWGFPDRSLRFVTYDQERLLSTHENLHGGNQIQCVGATHDGQTLVTGGDDGLVCVWRLGKDGPRVLQRLQLEKALCGHTGKITCLHVSQPYMMIVSGSEDCSVIIWDLSSLVFVRQLPEFPSPVSAIYVNDLNGEIVTAAGVMLAVWSINGDCLAVVNTSQLPSDSILSLTGSTFSDWLDTQWYASGHQSGAVKVWKMVHSSSNESSQAKQNTSPRAGLGLGTKVPEYRLILHKVLKSHKLPVTALHLSSDLKQLLSGDSGGHLLSWTLPDENLRSFMNHG, encoded by the exons TGAATTATCTTACAGACCCG AGGCTGGTGGTATCAGGCTCAGAGAAGATATTCACAATGCTCACGGCTATCAGTTCCTGGTTCATTTTGCCTTAACTCTATCAAAAAACAGATCTGGCCAGACTTTCTATTCCATTACATCTGAAGACTCCGCTTCAGGCAGTTTACATGCAGATGGGAGGGTGGAGGGAAAGAGCTCAAACGATAAAGTAGGATTAAACAACTCGCCACGCAGTCTCTCACCAACGCTTTGTAGGCTCCTTGATGTCATTATTAATTTCGCCCAAATAGGTCCCTCAGATGCTTCGGAATTATCTGGAACAAAAGCTTCGAAAAGTTCTAATATAAAGCCGAATGGGCATGGCAAAAACCATACATCATCTGGTGATAGACCAGTGGATGACATTTGGGAAAAGGATGATGGCCAAGTCAGAGATTTAGAAGCCGTACAAATGCTGCAGGACATTTTAATTAAAGCAGAAAGTACAGAACTGCAGACCGAAGTATTGAATAGAATTTTTAAGATATTCTCAGGTCATCCTGAAAACTACAAGTTGTGTCAGCAATTGAGAACTGTTCCCCTCTTGATCCAAAATATGGCTGGTTTTCCTTTGTCTCTACAAGAGATAATCTTGAAAATTCTTGAATATGCGGTTACTGTTGTGAATATCATCCCTGAACAAGAGTTGCTTTCACTTTGCTGCTTATTGCAGCAACAAAAATCTGCTGAATTGAATCATACAATTCTGTCCTTTCTCGTGAAACTCTTATCATTTGATCAACAGTACAAGAAGATCCTAAGAGAACTTGGTATGCTGGAGTTTCTATTGGATGATCTTAAGCAGCATAAATTTCTCCTAGCGACTGAGCAGCTAACTGGTGGCCATGGTCAATTGGAGAGAAAAACTAGCCCTAGCAGCTTCAAGAAGCACTTGGACAGCAAGGGTGCAATTCTTTCTTCTCCAAAACTCTTAGAATCTGGTTCTGAGAAATTCCCTCTTTTTGAGGTAGAGGGGACAATCTCAGCCGCTTGGGATTGTTTAGTTTCGTTACTAAAGAAAGCAGAAGCTAATCAAGCATCATTTCGCTCTGCTAATGGTGTCTCTATTATACTTCCTCTTTTGGCTTCTGATGTTCACCGCCCTGGTGCCTTGAGGGTGTTGTCATGTTTGATTATTGAGGATGTCAAACAG GCTCATCCGGAAGAATTGGGTACTGTGGTTGAAATTTTGAAGAGTGGAATGGTTACGAGTGATTCGGGATCTCAATACACGCTTCGAGATGATGCAAAATGTGATGCTTTTGGAACATTATGGCGCATATTAGGAGTTAATGGCTCAGCTCAGAGGGTTTTTGGTGAAGCAACTGGGTTTTCTCTTTTATTAACCACACTTCACACTTTTCAGAATGACAACGAGCAGAAAATCCAGCCATTGATCTCTACGAGTGCCAAGGTGTTTACATATATGATGCGTGTGATGGCAGCAGGGGTTTCTGGTAATGCAGTCAATCGGATAAAACTGCACACAGTATTGGCATCGCATACCTTTTCTGATCTTTTATGTGATTCTGGACTCATTTGTGTTGACTATGAACGCCAAGTCATACAATTGTTTCTTGAACTTGCTGTAGAGTTAGTTCTTCCACCATTTTTAACATCAGATGCAGCTTCAGTAACTAGCGAGATGCAAAACGAAACAGCTAGTTTTCCTTTGATTACTCCATCAGGTTCTTTCGTCCCTGACAAGGAACGTGTGTACAATGCTGCTGCTATCAGAGTGCTCATACGCGCCTTATTGCTGTGCACTCCAAAGGTGCAACTTGAATTGCTCAACCTTATTGAGAAACTTGCTTGTGGTAGCTCCTTCAATAAAGAAAACCTCACATCTGTAG GTTGTGTGCAACTTCTTTTGGAGACTATTTACCCATTCATTTCAAGTGCTTCTCCTTTGGTTTCTCATTCTTTGAAGATTGTTGAAGTTCTTGGTGCCTACAG GCTATCAGTTCCAGAACTTAGAATTCTTGTCAGGTATATATTTCAAATGAGAGTCAAAAGTTCTGGTCGCTGTCTCGTTGAAATGATGGAGAGATTGATCCTTCTAGAGGATATGGGCTCCGACGATGTATCTCTTGCACCTTTTGTGGAGTTGGACATGAGCAAGACTGGACATGCTTCCATTCAAGTGCCATTAGGTGACAGATCATGGCCTCCGGCAGCTGGTTATTCTTTTGTTTGCTGGTTTCAATACCGAAATCTTCTGAAATCATCTGCTAGGGAGACTGAAGCGCCTAAAGCTGGATATTCTAGAAGGCGCAGCTCATCAATAGGGCAGCAACTTGGATCCCAAGTTCTTCGAATATTCTCTGTTGGGGCTGTTGAAAATGGAAATACTTTTTACGCTGAGCTACTTTTGCAGGATGATGGACTTATAACCCTTGCGACAAGTAATACTTCTTCCTTGACTTTTTCTGGGGTAGAAATGGAGGAGGGTAGGTGGCATCATCTTGCAGTTGTACATAGCAAACCAAATGCTTTGGCTGGGCTGTTTCAAGCCAGTGTAGCATATGTATATGTTAATGGAAAACTGAGACACACTGGAAAACTTGGATACTCTCCCTCTCCTGCGGGTAAGGCTCTACAGGTAAATATTGGGACACCAGTTGCGTGTGCTAAGGTTAATGATTTGTCATGGAAACTCAGATCTTGCTACCTTTTTGAAGAGGTACTCTCACCAGGTTCCATATGTTTTATGTACATTCTTGGAAGGGGATATAGAGGGCTTTTCCAGGATAGCAACCTGTTGCAATTTGTTCCAAATCAGGCATGTGGAGGGGGAAGCATGGCTATTTTAGATTCTTTAGACACAGACTTGCCTTTGACCGGTAACATGCAAAAGCCTGAGAGTGCTGGCAAACAAGGCGCCACTAAAGTGGATCAAAGTGGAATTGTTTGGGATTCTGATAAATTAGGGAACCTATCACTGCATTTGTGGGGCAAAAAACTGATATTTGCATTTGATGGGACAAGTACAGAAATGTTCCGAGCATCTGGAACCTTATCTATGCTCAATCTAGTTGATCCTCTTTCAGTTGCCGCTTCTCCTATAGGGG GGATACCGCGCTTTGGCAGACTTGTTGGAGATATTTATGTTTGTAAGCAATGTGTCATTGGTGATACTATACGCCCCATTGGTGGAATGGCTGTTGTACTTGCACTTGTTGAAGCTGCTGAAACAAGGGACATGCTTCACATGTCATTGACATTGCTTGCATGTGCGCTTCATCAGAATCCTCAGAATGTTAGAGACATGCAGAAGTACCGAGGATACCACTTGCTAGCTCTTTTTCTTCAGCGCAGAATGTCATTGTTTGACATGCATTCACTTGAGATCTTCTTCCAAATTGCCGCATGCGAGGCTTCATTCTCCGAACCAAGAAAAATTGAAACAGTGCATAACAACCTCTCACCTGCAGGCACCATTAACGAGTCCAACTTTGAAGATATTACTTTATCAAAGTTCCGTGATGAATTTTCGTCAGTTGGGTCCCCAGGGgatattgatgatttttctgcAACAAAAGATTCATTTAGTCATATATCAGAGTTAGAAAATACAGACTTGCAGACAGAGACATCTAATTGCATTGTTTTGTCTAATGCTGATATGGTTGAGCATGTGTTGTTGGATTGGACCCTTTGGGTGAGAGCTCCAGTTCCAATCCAAATTTCTTTACTTGGATTTCTCGAGCATCTTGTCTCCATGCATTGGTACAGAAATCACAATCTGACAATTCTTCGCAGAATTAATCTTGTTCAGCATTTGCTGGTTACCCTGCAGAGGGGTGACGTCGAAGTGCCAGTGTTAGAGAAATTAGTTGTTCTGCTGGGTGTCATTTTGGAGGATGGGTTTCTTCCTTCTGAACTGGAGCTAGTTGTGAGGTTTGTAATTATGACATTCGATCCTCCTGAGCTAACATCTCGTGATCATATTACACGAGAAGCAATGGGGAAGCATATCATTGTAAGAAATATGTTACTTGAGATGCTAATTGATCTTCAGGTCACAATTCACTCAGAGGAGTTACTTGAGCAATGGCATAAAATTGTTTCATCGAAATTAATCACTTATTTTCTTGATGAGGCTGTTCATCCTACCAGCATGAGGTGGATCACGACTCTTCTTGGTGTGTGTCTGACATCATCTCCTACATTCGCACTTAAATTTCGCTCGAGTGGAGGTTATCAAGGTTTGGCAAGGGTGCTTCCTAGTTTCTACGATTCTCCTGATATATATTACATTTTGTTTTGTCTGATATTTGGGAAGCCTGTATATCCAAGATTACCAGAAGTCCGCATGCTTGATTTTCACGCACTCATGCCAAGTGACAGTAGCTACATAGAGTTGAAATTTGTAGAACTTCTGGAATCCGTTATTGCCATGGCAAAATCAACATTTGATAGGTTATGCAAGCAATCAACTCTTGCCTATCAAACGGGCAATCTTTCTCATGTTGGTGCTAGCCTTGTAGCTGAACTCACGGATGAGCATGTAGACGTGTCTGGGGAGCTCCAAGGTGAAGCTCTCATGCACAAAACTTATGCTGCTCGCTTGATGGGTGGAGATGCATCAGCGCCTGCTGCTGCCACTTCAGTTCTCAGATTCATGGTTGATCTTGCAAAAATGTGTCTTCCCTTTTCTGCTGTCTGCAGACGTGTGGAGTTTCTTGAAAGCTGCATTGACCTCTACTTTTCCTGTGTCAG GGCTGCACATGCTGTGAGGTTGGCCAAGGAACTCTCTGCAAAAACTGAAGACAAGAATTTGAATGATGGTGAAGAAGATAGCAGTAGCTCCCATAATACTTTCTCTAGCTTGCCTCAAGATCATGAGCTTTCAGCAAAGACCTCTATTAGTATAGGGAGCTTTGCCCAGGGGAATGTTAGTGCTAGTTCAGACGATATTCCTGTTTTCCCAAATAACGTGGTTAGTGAGAAACCAGATATTGGTATTGTGGAAACACAATACAAGCCAGTGAAAGAAGATGCACAAGCTGTGAGGAACTTTGATGTTGAAGCAGTTGAGCAGGCATCCCATGCCACTTCTGGCAGCAATGAGTtcagtttttatgataaaaaaagtACATCAGATTCTAGTCATCAAAAGGATTTGCATAGTACTTTGTCTTCTACTATGCTGGAGTCTCCTGTTATGTCTGAAAAATCTAATTCCATGATCTCACCgacctcttcttcttctccagtTTTAACTTTGACATCTTGGCTAGGGGGTTCCAATCGAAGTGATCTAAAATCCCGGTCGGCTCGATCCATGGATTCTTTTGTATCATTGAGTGATACCAATCACACTCCAGACTTGAAGTCCTCTGATCAGACTAAACCTGATTCAAACATGTTTGCTATCAGTCCAATGCTTCTGCTGGAAGTGGATGATTGTGGCTACGGAGGTGGTCCATGTTCCGCTGGTGCCACTGCAGTTTTAGATTTTGTAGCGGAAGTTCTTGCTGATTTTGTCACTGAGCAAATGAAAGCTGCATCAGTTGTTGAGACTGTGCTGGAATGTGTACCTCAATATGCTGATGCTGAATCTGTTTTAGTTTTTCAGGGCTTATGCCTTACTAGATTAATGAACTTTCTTGAGAGACGTCTCTTACGTGATGATGAGGAAGATGAGAAGAAGTTAGATAAGACCAGGTGGTCCTTAAACCTGGATGCACTGTCCTGGATGATAGTGGATCGGGTATACATGGGAGCTTTTCCTCAGCCAGCTGGCGTATTGAAGACTCTGGAGTTTTTGTTATCCATGTTGCAGTTGGCAAATAAAGATGGGCGGATTGAAGAGACAATTCCAACAGGCAGGCTCCTTTCTATTGGAAGAGGAAGCAGACAACTTGATACTTACATACATGCCCTCTTTAAGAATACAAATCGTATGATACTGTTTTGTTTCCTTCCATCGTTCTTATTCACCATTGGGGAAGAAGATCTTCTTTCGCGTCTGGGCCTGCTGAACGAGCCCAAGAAAAGATTGTGTGTATACCCATCACCAGATGGTGAAGGGATTGATGTTTTCACTGTATTGCAGTTACTGGTTGCTCACAGGAGAATAATATTTTGCCCCAGTAATCTTGAGACGGACCTGAATTGCTGTCTTTGTGTAAATTTAATATCCCTTCTCCACGATCATAGACAGAATGTCCAAAATGCAGCTGTTGATATTCTCAAGTATCTTTTGGTACATCGAAGGGCTGCACTTGAAGAGTTTTTTGTTTCTAAACCTAATCAAGGATCTTCATTAGATGTTTTGCATGGTGGTTTTGATAAGCTTTTGACTTTAAACTTATCTGGATTTTTTGAGTGGTTTCATAGTTCTGAGTCAGCTGTCAATAAAGTGTTGGAACAGTGCGCTGCCATTATGTGGGTGCAATATATTACAGGGTCAGCAAAGTTTCCTGGAGTTAGGATAAAGGGCATGGATAGTCGCCGTAAAAGAGAGATGGCGAAAAAAACAAGGGACACATCAAAAGTGGAG AAAAAACATTGGGAGCAGGTGAATGAACGGAGAATTGCACTTGAGTTGGTTCGTGATGCCATGGCTACTGAGTTGCGTGTTATCCGTCAGGATAAATATGGATGGGTGCTTCACGCAGAAAGTGAGTGGCAGACTCACCTCCAACAACTTGTGCATGAACGAGGAATATTTCCGATCAGCAGATCTTCTATCAATGAGGAGGAGCCTGAGTGGTATCTTTGCCCCATTGAAGGTCCATACAGGATGCGGAAAAAGCTTGAACGGTGTAAACTAAAGATTGATACAATCGAAAATGTTTTGAATGGACAATTTCTGTTAGGGGAAGGAGAACTTTCCAAggagaaaattgaagatgaagatcatGCCTCTGATACTGAATCGGATTCTTTTTTCAATCTATTAACTGCCAAGCCAAATGATGAATCTTTTAGTTCTGAATTATATGATGCATCAACTTTCAGAGAATCAGAAGATGCTAGAGATATAGCTTTTTCTGGAGTTGGATGGAATGATGATCGAGAGAGTAGCATAAATGAAGCAAGTCTACATTCAGCTACTGAATTTGGCGTCAAGTCAAGTGTTGGATCCACTCAAAGAGCTGAAAGTGTTCCAGGAAAGTCTGAGTTAGGCTCCCCGAGGCAATCTTCTTCTGCAAGAATTGATGAAGTCAGAGTGGCAGAGGATAAATCAGATAAAGAACTAAATGATAATGGTGAATACTTGATCAGGCCTTATCTGGAACCTTTCGAAAGGATCAAGTATAAGTACAATTGCGAAAGGGTTGTAGGCCTTGACAAACATGATGGTATATTTCTGATAGGAGAATTATCCCTGTATGTCATTGAGAACTTTTATATTGATGATTCTGGGTGTATATGTGAAAAAGAGAGTGAAGATGACCTCTCTGTCATTGATCAGGCTTTGGGTGTAAAAAAGGATTTTTCCATGGATTCTTATTCCAAATCCACTCTGTCATGGAGTGCTACAGTGAAGGCTTATGCTGGGGCTAGGGCCTGGGCATACAATGGTGGTGCATGGGGGAAGGAAAAAGTGGGGAGTATTGGTAATGTGCCTCATCTTTGGCGTATGTGGAAGCTTGACAGTGTCCACGAGCTTCTAAAGCGTGATTATCAGCTTCGGCCGGTTGCTATTGAGATTTTCAGCATGGATGGTTGCAATGACCTATTGGTTTTccacaaaaaagaaagagaggaaGTTTTCAAAAACCTGGTGGCCATGAATCTACCTAGGAACAGCAT GTTAGATTCCACAATCTCTGGGTCAACCAAACAAGAAAGCAACGAAGGTAGCCGTCTATTCAAGGTTATGGCGAAGTCCTTCTCCAAGAGATGGCAAAGTGGAGAAATTAGCAATTTTCAGTACATCATGCATCTCAACACACTCGCTGGCCGTGGATACAGTGATCTTACGCAGTATCCTGTGTTTCCTTGGGTGTTGGAAGATTATGAGAGTGAAACTCTTAATTTCTCAGATCCAAAAACCTTCCGGAAACTTGATAAACCAATGGGATGCCAATCATTAGAAGGAGAAGAGGAGTTCAGGAAGAG ATATGATAGCTGGGATGATCCAGAGGTCCCAAAATTCCATTATGGTTCTCATTATTCTAGCGCTGGGATAGTTCTCTTCTACCTCCTACGCCTGCCTCCCTTCAGTATGGAGAACCTAAAATTGCAGGGTGGACAATTTGACCATGCTGATCGTCTTTTCAACAGTATACGTGATACATGGTCGAGCGCTGCTGGAAAAGGCAACACTTCTGATGTCAAGGAACTAATTCCTGAGTTCTTCTATATGCCCGAATTCCTGGAGAACAGGTTCAACCTTGACTTGGGTGAGAAACAATCCGGAGAGAAG GTCGGTGATGTTGTCCTGCCACCATGGGCCAAGGGCAGTGCTAGGGAGTTCATCAGGAAGCACAGGGAAGCTTTGGAGTCTGATTATGTTTCAGAGCATCTGCATCATTGGATAGATCTTATTTTCGGATATAAACAGAGAGGGAAG GCTGCTGAGGAAGCTGTTAACGTCTTCTACCATTATACATACGAAGGCAGTGTTGACATTGATTCAGTTGCAGATCCGGCTATGAAAGCTTCAATACTAGCACAGATTAATCACTTTGGTCAAACACCAAAACAACTCTTCTTGAAGCCCCATGTCAAGAGACGAACAGACAGAAAGCATCTCCCTCACCCACTTCGGCATTCTGTGCTGCTTGTTCCTCATGAGATTCGCAAGAGCTCGTCTTCTATATCTCAAATTGTGAATTTTGGCGACAAGATTCTCATTGCTGGTGCAAATAACTTGCTAAAACCAAGAACATTTTCTAAAAATGTTGCATGGGGTTTTCCTGATCGGAGCTTGAGATTCGTGACCTATGATCAAGAGAGGCTTCTTTCTACTCACGAAAATCTTCACGGGGGTAACCAGATCCAGTGTGTTGGTGCGACCCATGATGGTCAGACTTTGGTTACTGGAGGTGATGATGGCTTAGTCTGTGTTTGGAGACTTGGCAAAGATGGACCTCGTGTACTTCAACGCCTGCAGTTGGAGAAGGCTCTTTGTGGTCATACGGGTAAAATCACCTGCCTTCACGTTAGCCAGCCCTACATGATGATCGTGAGTGGCTCTGAGGACTGCTCGGTAATAATATGGGATCTGAGCTCTTTGGTTTTTGTGAGGCAGCTTCCCGAGTTCCCGTCACCGGTGTCAGCAATATACGTGAATGACCTGAACGGAGAAATTGTGACTGCAGCAGGCGTGATGCTCGCTGTTTGGAGCATCAATGGTGATTGCCTTGCAGTGGTTAACACGTCACAACTCCCATCGGATTCCATCCTCTCCCTCACAGGTAGCACTTTCTCCGATTGGCTAGATACCCAGTGGTATGCATCTGGTCACCAAAGTGGTGCAGTCAAAGTCTGGAAGATGGTTCACTCTTCCAGCAACGAGTCGAGCCAAGCCAAACAAAATACTAGTCCCAGAGCTGGTCTGGGACTTGGAACTAAAGTTCCCGAGTATCGGTTAATCCTGCACAAGGTGCTAAAGTCCCACAAATTACCCGTCACGGCCCTTCACCTGTCGAGTGACCTAAAACAGTTATTGAGTGGGGATTCGGGAGGCCACCTTCTTTCATGGACGTTACCAGACGAGAACTTGAGATCCTTCATGAACCATGGCTGA